One stretch of Bacteroidales bacterium DNA includes these proteins:
- a CDS encoding Gfo/Idh/MocA family oxidoreductase → MTNRRNFIKKTAMGTAAITIGGMGFSAKSYGSIQGANDRINVAVIGIRGQGGGHINSWCGMKDSKNVRLRTLCDVDEQYFAAKSKIVLDKTGEAPKTEWDMRKVFDDKEIHAVSFAVPNHWHALGTIWACQAGKHVYVEKPATHNIFEGRKMVEAARKYNVRVQTGTQNRSITGVMNAIKFLHDGGIGDVFMARGLCFKPRDSFGIAPDSTPPPTLHYDMWQGPAQERPYNEKKVHYNWHWFWATGGGDTANQGPHQFDIARWGLNKDEHPVTIYSMGGLFGIDPKECAQETPNTQTSMFKYKDGKVIEFGTRGRYTNGESSLDINIGNMFYGTEGYMEIDGGKWKAFRKRENKPFAGSDVVPAEEKPADNAYLAAPGGSSHYGNFIDAIRSGKNEDLHCDIHDGFMSAALPALANISYRLKRELTFDGAKEKFVNDPEADKLLTREYRKPYVVPNVV, encoded by the coding sequence ATGACAAACCGTAGAAACTTTATCAAAAAAACAGCTATGGGAACTGCCGCAATAACAATTGGCGGTATGGGTTTCAGCGCTAAATCTTATGGCTCTATCCAGGGCGCAAATGACCGGATCAATGTTGCAGTTATCGGTATCCGCGGACAAGGCGGAGGACATATTAACAGCTGGTGCGGAATGAAAGATTCCAAAAACGTACGCCTGAGAACGCTATGCGATGTTGATGAGCAATACTTTGCTGCAAAATCAAAAATAGTGCTTGATAAGACAGGAGAAGCTCCCAAAACCGAGTGGGATATGCGTAAAGTATTTGATGACAAAGAGATACATGCTGTCTCCTTTGCTGTTCCTAACCACTGGCATGCTCTTGGAACAATCTGGGCATGTCAGGCCGGCAAACATGTTTATGTTGAAAAGCCAGCCACCCATAATATTTTTGAGGGAAGGAAAATGGTTGAAGCAGCCAGAAAATATAATGTGCGTGTACAGACCGGAACACAGAACCGTTCAATCACCGGTGTTATGAATGCTATTAAATTCCTCCACGATGGTGGTATTGGTGATGTATTCATGGCACGCGGATTATGTTTCAAACCACGCGATTCCTTCGGTATTGCCCCGGATAGCACTCCTCCTCCAACATTACATTATGATATGTGGCAGGGACCAGCCCAGGAGAGACCTTACAATGAGAAGAAGGTGCATTACAACTGGCATTGGTTCTGGGCTACAGGAGGAGGAGATACTGCAAACCAGGGTCCTCATCAGTTCGATATCGCCCGCTGGGGACTTAACAAAGATGAACATCCCGTAACAATATATTCCATGGGTGGGCTATTCGGAATTGATCCAAAAGAGTGCGCACAGGAGACCCCCAATACTCAGACTTCGATGTTTAAATACAAAGATGGAAAAGTAATTGAGTTTGGTACAAGAGGACGCTATACAAACGGCGAATCGAGTCTGGATATTAACATAGGCAATATGTTCTATGGCACAGAAGGGTACATGGAAATTGACGGCGGAAAATGGAAAGCATTCAGAAAACGTGAAAACAAGCCTTTCGCAGGTTCTGATGTAGTACCTGCAGAAGAGAAGCCAGCTGATAACGCATATCTTGCTGCTCCAGGCGGTTCAAGTCATTATGGCAATTTCATCGATGCAATCCGTTCAGGAAAGAATGAAGATCTGCATTGCGATATTCATGACGGATTCATGTCAGCCGCTTTACCTGCTTTAGCAAATATTTCATATCGCCTTAAAAGAGAATTAACATTTGACGGCGCCAAGGAAAAATTTGTCAACGATCCTGAGGCAGATAAATTACTTACACGTGAGTATCGTAAGCCTTACGTGGTTCCTAATGTAGTGTAA
- a CDS encoding LacI family DNA-binding transcriptional regulator: MVNIRQSDIAKELNISRVTVSKALRDHPDISKAMKKKIIETAGKMGYVPNLIARQLNSRRTFTIGIVVPDLENSFFSYVVDSMIDYATEHSYHVILTVSREKERIEKQNIENLIGMRVDGLLVCLSQETKDSQMFDIVRKMNIPLVFFDRAFKNMKFSRVVFNDKSGAASSLNRIIEEGYSRLANFAGFQTTSIGKERAEGFTETLSKHKIPIKREWIIESGFELKDGYESFRKLNSSGNLPEVIYTVNDRVALGAYKAAKEAGLRIPEDIGIFGFGFVEITDSFDPQLTVINQDPRKMGLEAAKLLIGEIEDDTKRGKSIISIDEEFLWRKSVKRKMGK, translated from the coding sequence ATGGTCAACATCCGGCAATCGGATATTGCAAAGGAGCTTAATATATCCAGGGTCACGGTGTCAAAGGCACTCCGTGACCATCCGGATATATCAAAAGCAATGAAAAAGAAGATAATCGAAACAGCCGGTAAGATGGGATATGTGCCTAACCTTATCGCCCGGCAGTTAAACTCAAGGCGTACCTTCACAATTGGCATTGTTGTACCAGACCTGGAAAATAGTTTTTTCTCTTATGTTGTTGATAGCATGATAGATTACGCAACAGAGCATAGTTACCATGTTATACTTACAGTTTCGCGTGAAAAAGAGCGGATCGAGAAACAAAACATAGAGAATCTTATCGGAATGAGGGTCGATGGACTCCTTGTCTGTCTCTCGCAGGAAACGAAAGACAGTCAAATGTTTGACATTGTAAGGAAGATGAATATTCCTCTGGTGTTTTTTGACCGTGCTTTTAAAAACATGAAGTTTTCGAGAGTTGTTTTTAATGATAAATCAGGCGCTGCCAGTTCATTAAACCGCATAATTGAAGAGGGTTATTCAAGGCTTGCCAATTTTGCCGGATTTCAGACTACAAGTATTGGGAAGGAAAGAGCCGAAGGATTTACTGAGACACTTTCGAAACATAAAATTCCAATAAAAAGGGAATGGATTATTGAAAGCGGTTTTGAGCTGAAGGATGGCTATGAATCGTTCAGAAAACTTAACAGTTCAGGAAATCTTCCTGAAGTTATTTACACTGTTAATGACAGGGTCGCGCTTGGAGCATATAAGGCAGCTAAAGAGGCCGGATTAAGGATTCCGGAAGATATAGGCATATTTGGATTCGGCTTCGTTGAGATAACTGATTCCTTTGATCCTCAGCTAACTGTAATTAATCAGGATCCAAGGAAGATGGGTCTTGAAGCTGCGAAACTCCTTATAGGTGAAATCGAGGATGACACCAAAAGAGGAAAGAGTATAATATCAATTGATGAGGAGTTCCTCTGGAGAAAATCAGTCAAAAGGAAAATGGGAAAATAG
- a CDS encoding NAD-dependent epimerase/dehydratase family protein, which yields MKRILVAGAGGFIGGHLVKELTKKGNKVRAVDIKPLNEWYQVSDDADNLVLDLRLKENCFTAVNGYNEVFNLAADMGGMGFIENNKAACMISVLINTHLLMASKECGIDRFFYASSACVYNGEKQTDPANPGLKESDAYPALAEDGYGWEKLFSERMCRHFSEDFGLITRVARFHNVYGPHGTYDGGREKAPAAMCRKVIDAQLNGKKEIVIWGDGHQTRSFMYIDDCIKGIQDIMYSNINEPINLGSSEMVSINQLVDIVEDIAGFKMERKYDLGAPKGVRGRNSENTLIKKYLGWEPSIPLKKGMKKTYDWIKEEMVNESREKKGVNRFNK from the coding sequence ATGAAAAGAATATTAGTAGCAGGAGCAGGTGGTTTTATAGGCGGTCATCTTGTTAAGGAACTGACAAAAAAAGGCAATAAAGTAAGAGCGGTTGATATTAAACCATTAAACGAGTGGTATCAGGTTTCCGATGATGCTGATAATCTCGTGCTTGATCTCAGATTAAAGGAAAACTGCTTCACTGCGGTGAACGGTTATAATGAGGTTTTTAACCTTGCAGCCGATATGGGTGGCATGGGCTTTATAGAGAATAACAAAGCCGCCTGTATGATAAGTGTCCTTATCAATACTCATCTTCTGATGGCATCAAAAGAGTGTGGAATAGACAGATTCTTCTATGCATCATCCGCATGTGTCTACAATGGTGAAAAACAGACAGATCCTGCAAATCCCGGACTGAAGGAATCAGACGCTTATCCCGCTCTGGCTGAAGATGGATACGGCTGGGAGAAGCTTTTCAGCGAAAGAATGTGCCGCCATTTTTCTGAAGATTTTGGACTAATTACAAGAGTAGCAAGGTTTCATAACGTATATGGTCCTCATGGTACTTATGATGGAGGCAGGGAGAAGGCCCCGGCTGCTATGTGCCGTAAAGTGATTGATGCCCAGCTTAACGGGAAAAAAGAGATAGTCATCTGGGGCGATGGCCATCAGACCAGGAGTTTTATGTATATCGACGACTGTATAAAAGGGATTCAGGACATTATGTACAGCAATATAAATGAACCAATTAACCTTGGAAGCAGCGAGATGGTTTCAATAAATCAGCTTGTTGATATTGTTGAGGATATTGCCGGGTTTAAGATGGAAAGAAAATATGACCTGGGTGCACCAAAAGGTGTAAGAGGCCGTAACAGCGAAAACACATTGATAAAAAAGTATCTTGGCTGGGAGCCGTCTATTCCTCTTAAAAAAGGAATGAAGAAAACCTACGACTGGATTAAAGAAGAGATGGTTAATGAATCGAGAGAAAAGAAAGGTGTAAACCGGTTTAACAAATAA
- a CDS encoding sialate O-acetylesterase: MKRVFFLFSAILLILFINSGTVSAEVKLPAIFGDNMVLQQKSEVAIWGTATNNSTVKVNTSWNGKSYTARASGDGKWKLKVVTPSAGGPYEVTVSEGNTIKLKNVLIGEVWICSGQSNMEMPMKGYGNQPILGSNEAIATSSNPEIRMFTVKKASSLQTQSDFEGTWMICEPENVSEFSATGYYFGLMLNRALKVPVGLVNSSWGGTRIEPWISEDGIKKFEFVKMPDKNQQGPLSQQTPTVLFNAMINPMVGYGIKGAIWYQGESNRNEASDYVKLMPGLIENWRSVWGVGDFSFYYVQIAPFDYGPTGLSSAYLREAQLKASTAIPNIGMATIMDIGEKDCIHPANKKAGGDRLAYLALTNTYGKKGFTGAGPVLKEMTVNGSMVKLTFNNAPNGITSFGKELSCFEIAGSNKRFYPAIASFALGGITLYHPSVAEPVAVRYAFKDFIVGDLFNIEGIPASSFRTDSW; encoded by the coding sequence ATGAAAAGAGTGTTCTTTTTGTTTTCTGCAATTCTGTTAATCTTATTTATCAATTCCGGAACTGTTTCAGCCGAAGTAAAACTGCCCGCGATTTTTGGCGATAACATGGTATTGCAGCAGAAGTCGGAAGTTGCAATATGGGGAACAGCAACTAATAATTCGACTGTGAAAGTTAATACCTCATGGAATGGGAAAAGCTACACTGCAAGAGCATCTGGCGACGGAAAATGGAAACTTAAAGTTGTAACACCTTCAGCAGGTGGTCCTTATGAGGTTACAGTTAGCGAAGGGAATACGATTAAGCTGAAAAATGTCCTGATTGGTGAAGTCTGGATATGCTCCGGACAATCCAATATGGAGATGCCTATGAAAGGTTATGGGAACCAGCCGATTCTTGGATCGAACGAGGCTATCGCAACATCCTCAAATCCTGAAATAAGGATGTTCACTGTAAAAAAGGCCTCCAGTCTTCAGACTCAGTCAGATTTCGAAGGCACATGGATGATCTGTGAGCCGGAGAATGTAAGTGAATTCAGTGCCACGGGTTACTATTTCGGGTTGATGCTCAACAGAGCTCTGAAAGTACCTGTCGGATTGGTTAATTCAAGTTGGGGCGGGACCCGCATTGAACCCTGGATTAGTGAGGATGGAATTAAGAAATTTGAGTTTGTAAAAATGCCTGATAAGAATCAGCAGGGACCATTATCACAGCAGACACCCACTGTCTTGTTCAATGCAATGATAAATCCAATGGTCGGATATGGAATTAAGGGTGCAATATGGTATCAGGGCGAGTCAAACAGGAATGAAGCTTCAGACTATGTTAAACTTATGCCCGGATTAATTGAAAACTGGCGTTCGGTTTGGGGAGTTGGTGATTTTTCATTCTACTATGTTCAGATAGCTCCATTTGATTATGGCCCAACAGGTCTGAGTTCAGCTTATCTCAGAGAGGCTCAGCTGAAAGCTTCAACTGCTATCCCGAATATTGGAATGGCAACAATAATGGATATTGGTGAGAAAGATTGCATCCATCCTGCTAATAAGAAAGCAGGAGGTGACCGGCTTGCATATCTCGCACTGACAAATACTTATGGTAAGAAAGGATTCACCGGTGCCGGACCTGTCCTCAAAGAGATGACAGTTAACGGATCAATGGTTAAACTTACTTTCAATAATGCGCCTAATGGAATCACTTCATTCGGCAAGGAGTTATCATGTTTCGAAATTGCCGGATCAAATAAACGATTCTATCCGGCAATTGCTTCATTCGCTCTTGGAGGAATAACACTTTACCATCCGTCTGTGGCTGAGCCTGTTGCTGTCAGATATGCTTTCAAAGATTTTATCGTGGGTGATCTTTTCAATATTGAAGGGATTCCTGCATCTTCATTCAGAACTGATTCCTGGTAA
- a CDS encoding PmoA family protein, translating into MITSIMRLFLIGLLTIFLIVSCNRSGDGPVATIKFVTHSDENKTDVLIDEKLFTSFCWPDSVYKPILYPVITAGGTEITRGFPLKPREGERNDHIHQVGIWFNYGNVNGYDFWGNGYRGIKEPNGGVIKHIRIDRLASKNGEGSFVSVEEWLSPAGVKLLTEKTEYHFIAKGAVRIIDRITSLTAGDSAVYFKDTKEGMFGIRVARQLELPANEGVILLDSQGVPSALKDTLNRGVTGNYFSSEGISGDAVWGTRAKWMNLSGIIGNEKISVVICDHPKNPGYPTYWHARGYGLFAANPLGWNDFTKNKEQFNFSIPAKKSAKFRYRVIISSGSQLTDSEINTYSEEFGELYKKK; encoded by the coding sequence ATGATAACTAGTATTATGCGATTATTCTTAATCGGATTATTAACGATTTTTCTGATAGTTTCATGCAACCGGTCTGGAGACGGACCGGTTGCTACTATTAAGTTTGTCACTCACAGCGATGAGAACAAGACAGATGTACTGATAGATGAAAAACTGTTCACTTCCTTTTGCTGGCCTGATAGTGTTTATAAACCAATTCTATATCCAGTTATAACAGCGGGAGGAACAGAAATAACACGTGGTTTTCCGCTAAAGCCAAGGGAGGGGGAACGGAATGACCATATTCACCAGGTGGGGATCTGGTTCAATTACGGGAATGTCAACGGATATGATTTCTGGGGTAATGGTTACAGAGGAATTAAAGAGCCAAATGGTGGTGTTATAAAGCATATCAGAATTGACCGTCTGGCAAGTAAAAACGGCGAAGGATCATTTGTATCGGTTGAAGAGTGGCTTTCTCCCGCAGGAGTGAAGCTTCTGACAGAAAAAACGGAATATCATTTCATTGCAAAGGGAGCTGTAAGAATCATTGACAGGATTACAAGTCTGACAGCAGGTGATTCTGCAGTTTATTTTAAGGACACCAAGGAGGGTATGTTCGGTATCCGTGTAGCCCGGCAACTGGAACTGCCTGCTAATGAGGGTGTAATTCTGCTTGATTCACAGGGTGTTCCATCAGCGTTAAAAGATACCCTTAACAGGGGTGTTACCGGTAATTATTTTAGCAGTGAAGGCATATCAGGCGACGCTGTCTGGGGTACAAGGGCTAAATGGATGAATCTTTCCGGTATTATCGGAAATGAAAAGATCTCTGTTGTGATCTGTGATCATCCGAAAAATCCAGGATATCCAACCTACTGGCATGCCAGAGGGTATGGTTTATTTGCGGCAAACCCGCTGGGCTGGAATGATTTCACAAAAAACAAAGAGCAATTTAATTTTTCAATCCCGGCAAAAAAATCCGCGAAATTCAGATATCGTGTTATAATTAGTTCAGGATCGCAGTTAACAGATTCTGAAATAAATACGTATTCAGAAGAGTTTGGGGAGTTATATAAAAAAAAGTAA
- a CDS encoding FAD synthase: MKSRKVFVSGCYDLLHGGHVAFFKTAAAYGDLYVSLGRDENLLQLKGKKPVFSEEERLYIVRSVRYVHDAFLASGMGMLDFEPDLKRIKPDVFVVNHDGHTPEKEILCKKLGIEYVVLERIPEPGLPARSSSGTKKEMRFPYRLCLAGGWLDQPWVSEIHPGSVVVAQIWPTLDFNDRSGLATSSRKVGIQLWGDRYPDGNPKTNAKLLFGAENPPGKQYISGSQDHIGLLCPGINRLYYNGGFWPERIDSSTNRDVCDWLSDVLHLVPLEPRPEGYDPLKEMHLEKQLIKELGEAGNLCWESILKKDIKGLGKGMTDTFLSWKKVLPLTVPQWVMDEMETKYFPNYPGAITSGSGGGYVIVASEKEIPGAINIKVRY; encoded by the coding sequence ATGAAAAGCAGAAAGGTATTTGTAAGCGGTTGTTATGATCTTTTACACGGAGGACATGTGGCATTTTTTAAAACCGCTGCAGCTTACGGCGATCTGTATGTGAGTTTGGGAAGGGATGAAAACCTGCTTCAGTTAAAAGGAAAAAAACCTGTCTTTTCTGAAGAGGAACGTCTTTATATTGTCAGGTCAGTAAGATATGTTCATGATGCTTTCCTTGCCTCGGGAATGGGAATGCTCGATTTTGAACCTGACCTGAAAAGGATAAAACCTGATGTTTTTGTAGTCAATCACGATGGCCACACTCCGGAAAAAGAGATCCTTTGTAAAAAGCTCGGAATAGAATATGTTGTCCTGGAACGTATCCCGGAGCCTGGCTTACCAGCCCGTTCCAGTTCAGGCACGAAAAAAGAAATGCGCTTTCCGTACAGGCTCTGTCTTGCCGGTGGATGGCTCGATCAGCCATGGGTCTCAGAAATTCATCCGGGATCAGTCGTGGTTGCACAGATCTGGCCAACTTTGGATTTTAATGACAGATCAGGCCTTGCAACCAGTTCACGAAAAGTAGGGATACAGCTATGGGGCGACAGATATCCTGATGGTAATCCTAAAACGAATGCAAAACTGCTTTTCGGAGCAGAGAACCCTCCGGGTAAACAGTATATTTCTGGTTCACAGGATCATATTGGCCTTCTTTGTCCCGGAATAAACAGGCTTTATTATAACGGAGGTTTCTGGCCCGAAAGAATCGATTCCTCAACAAACAGGGATGTTTGTGACTGGCTTTCGGATGTACTGCACCTGGTTCCTCTTGAACCCAGGCCAGAAGGTTACGATCCTCTCAAAGAGATGCATCTCGAAAAACAATTGATTAAAGAGCTGGGTGAAGCAGGCAATCTTTGCTGGGAAAGTATACTGAAAAAAGATATTAAGGGACTCGGGAAGGGCATGACTGATACCTTTCTGTCGTGGAAGAAAGTATTGCCTCTAACTGTTCCTCAATGGGTTATGGATGAAATGGAAACAAAATATTTTCCAAATTACCCGGGAGCAATAACCTCTGGAAGTGGCGGAGGTTATGTTATTGTCGCATCAGAAAAAGAGATACCCGGAGCAATTAATATTAAGGTTAGATACTAA
- a CDS encoding SGNH/GDSL hydrolase family protein → MENNNNSRRSFIRKAALGGLMAVSIPEILSASMAPAAMKKHTLAKGNVILFQGDSITDAGRNKEEMAFNNQRALGTGYAMLTAAALLEKYASLDLKIYNKGISGNKVFQLAERWDKDCLELKPDVLSILIGVNDIWHKLNGQYNGTVEIYKKDYIALLERTKKALPNVKLIICEPFAVRGVKAVDDKWYPEFYDYQKAAREVADQFGAVFIPMQKVYDEAQKRAPGAYWTGDGVHASFPGAQLMAQAWMAAVKA, encoded by the coding sequence ATGGAAAATAACAACAACAGCAGACGCAGCTTCATAAGGAAAGCGGCATTGGGTGGATTAATGGCAGTCAGTATTCCTGAAATACTGTCAGCCTCAATGGCTCCTGCAGCAATGAAAAAACATACTCTTGCAAAGGGAAATGTAATCCTCTTTCAGGGCGATTCTATAACTGATGCCGGCAGGAATAAGGAAGAAATGGCCTTCAATAATCAGAGAGCACTTGGTACTGGTTATGCCATGCTCACAGCAGCCGCTTTACTTGAAAAGTATGCATCACTTGATCTGAAAATATATAATAAGGGTATATCAGGAAATAAGGTATTTCAACTGGCAGAACGCTGGGATAAAGATTGTCTCGAATTAAAGCCCGATGTTCTGAGTATACTCATCGGAGTTAACGATATCTGGCATAAGCTGAACGGACAATATAACGGCACAGTTGAGATCTATAAGAAAGATTATATAGCTCTTCTCGAAAGAACAAAGAAAGCTCTCCCAAATGTAAAACTTATTATTTGTGAGCCATTTGCAGTCCGCGGTGTTAAAGCTGTCGACGATAAATGGTATCCCGAATTCTATGATTACCAGAAAGCTGCAAGAGAAGTTGCTGATCAGTTCGGTGCCGTATTTATCCCTATGCAGAAAGTATATGATGAGGCGCAGAAAAGAGCTCCCGGTGCTTACTGGACTGGCGACGGAGTGCACGCATCATTCCCGGGTGCACAGCTGATGGCTCAGGCATGGATGGCGGCAGTGAAGGCATAA
- a CDS encoding Gfo/Idh/MocA family oxidoreductase: MNNTLKRRDFIKTAAAGTVGLGLTGKSHELDVLNQISARRVGIIGLDTSHSGAFISSLNKSDAGPEYGGYKVVAAYPKGSSEIKSSYERIPKYTEDAVKLGVEIVNSIDELLQKVDVVLLETNDGRLHLEQVIPVLKAGKRVFIDKPIAASLAEAIAIFDASAYYKVPLFSASSLRYINGAKEISEGSIGKVLGADAYSPGTLEKTHPDLFWYGVHGVETLFTVMGNGCKSVVRTSVPDTDLVVGTWEDGRIGTFRGIRGGKSDYGGIVYGEKAISVLGKYAGYTPLLIKIIEFFNTGIPPVSSAETLEIFTFMAAAEESKNRGGIPVSTADVFADAKKAAAKINFK, encoded by the coding sequence ATGAATAATACGTTAAAACGTCGTGATTTTATAAAAACTGCAGCTGCAGGGACTGTTGGACTGGGACTAACAGGTAAAAGCCATGAATTGGATGTTCTGAACCAGATTTCTGCTAGGAGAGTGGGAATTATTGGTCTCGATACATCTCACAGCGGGGCATTCATTTCTTCGCTTAATAAATCAGATGCAGGACCTGAATATGGAGGATATAAAGTAGTTGCTGCATATCCAAAGGGAAGCAGTGAAATAAAAAGCAGCTACGAAAGAATACCAAAGTATACTGAAGATGCCGTAAAACTTGGTGTTGAAATAGTTAATTCGATTGACGAACTTCTTCAAAAGGTTGATGTTGTTTTACTTGAGACAAATGACGGACGCCTTCACCTTGAACAGGTAATTCCTGTGCTTAAAGCCGGAAAAAGAGTATTTATCGATAAACCGATAGCCGCATCGCTGGCTGAGGCAATTGCAATTTTTGATGCCTCAGCATACTATAAAGTACCTCTTTTCTCTGCTTCATCCCTGAGATACATCAACGGAGCAAAAGAGATTTCAGAAGGATCAATTGGAAAAGTTCTTGGCGCTGATGCTTATAGTCCGGGTACCCTCGAAAAAACACACCCCGATCTTTTCTGGTATGGAGTGCATGGTGTTGAGACACTTTTTACGGTAATGGGTAACGGTTGCAAGTCGGTTGTAAGAACATCCGTGCCAGATACCGATCTCGTTGTAGGTACCTGGGAAGATGGAAGAATAGGAACTTTCAGAGGTATCAGAGGAGGAAAATCAGATTATGGCGGAATTGTATATGGCGAAAAAGCAATATCGGTTCTTGGAAAATATGCAGGTTATACACCCTTGCTGATTAAGATAATTGAATTTTTTAATACAGGAATACCGCCGGTATCATCAGCTGAAACACTTGAGATCTTTACCTTCATGGCTGCAGCTGAAGAAAGTAAGAACAGGGGAGGAATCCCGGTTTCGACAGCAGATGTATTTGCCGATGCAAAAAAGGCCGCTGCTAAAATAAACTTCAAATAA
- a CDS encoding alpha-L-fucosidase, whose translation MKTNIFKQLNLITVLAMFVTLPLLSQQGKLPIAEGPYKPTDESLKQYQYPEWFRDAKFGIWSHWGPQAVPRQGDWYAKRMYIETDPSYKYHIANYGHPSEFGFKDIIPLWKAEKWDPDKLMELYKKAGAKYFFSMGTHHDNFFLWDSRIHKWNAVKMGPKKDVVKLWQQAAKKQGMKFGVSEHLGASFTWYQNAHGSDKTGPKAGVPYDGAYPAFWDLYHAPALPDDKGWLTNNLVFQIEWFSSIKELIDQYHPDLLYSDSQMPFGDVGRSLIAHYYNQNVAGNNGTLDVVYTCKQPSEGKWAQDVERGVLDTISDYPWQTDTSIGDWYYRTGQRYKTANEVIQMLVDIVSKNGNLLINVVQTPEGDLEPDMIQILEEVGVWTAANGEGIYGSRPWQTYGEKSAEAKAVKPGRFNENYKFNSKDIRFTTKDGFLYAYCLGTPAEDIVIKSLAKNSRFKVDPVASVKILGSDVKLKWTVNENGLVIKKPAKLPAWQVIGFKIEFKK comes from the coding sequence ATGAAAACCAACATTTTCAAACAACTCAACCTGATAACCGTTTTGGCTATGTTCGTAACGCTACCGCTTCTGTCTCAGCAGGGGAAGTTACCAATCGCAGAAGGCCCCTACAAACCAACTGATGAATCGTTGAAACAATATCAGTATCCTGAATGGTTCAGGGATGCAAAATTCGGCATCTGGTCGCATTGGGGACCCCAGGCAGTTCCGCGTCAGGGCGACTGGTACGCTAAGAGAATGTATATTGAAACTGATCCGTCCTATAAATATCATATTGCCAATTATGGTCATCCATCAGAATTTGGGTTTAAGGATATAATTCCACTCTGGAAAGCAGAAAAGTGGGATCCTGACAAACTGATGGAGCTTTATAAGAAAGCTGGTGCAAAATATTTCTTCAGTATGGGAACCCATCATGATAATTTCTTCCTGTGGGATTCAAGAATTCATAAGTGGAATGCAGTAAAAATGGGTCCTAAGAAGGATGTAGTCAAACTATGGCAGCAGGCAGCAAAAAAGCAGGGTATGAAATTTGGTGTTTCGGAACATCTCGGAGCCAGCTTTACCTGGTATCAGAATGCACATGGCTCCGATAAAACCGGACCGAAAGCCGGTGTTCCTTACGATGGAGCTTATCCTGCATTCTGGGATCTTTATCATGCACCGGCACTGCCTGATGATAAAGGATGGCTGACAAATAATCTTGTATTCCAGATTGAGTGGTTCAGCAGCATCAAAGAGCTTATTGATCAATATCATCCTGACCTCCTGTATTCTGACAGCCAGATGCCTTTTGGTGATGTTGGCAGAAGCCTCATTGCACATTACTATAACCAGAATGTAGCCGGGAATAACGGTACACTTGATGTGGTATACACCTGCAAACAGCCATCAGAAGGCAAATGGGCACAGGACGTTGAGCGCGGGGTGCTTGATACAATAAGTGACTATCCCTGGCAGACAGATACTTCGATTGGTGATTGGTATTACAGAACCGGCCAGCGGTATAAAACTGCGAATGAGGTTATTCAGATGCTTGTTGATATAGTAAGCAAGAACGGTAACCTTCTTATTAATGTGGTTCAGACACCAGAAGGTGACCTTGAACCCGATATGATACAGATTCTCGAGGAAGTAGGAGTATGGACTGCTGCAAACGGTGAAGGTATTTATGGTTCACGTCCTTGGCAGACCTATGGGGAGAAATCAGCAGAAGCCAAAGCAGTTAAACCCGGAAGGTTTAATGAAAACTATAAATTCAATTCAAAAGACATTCGCTTCACAACAAAAGATGGTTTCCTTTATGCTTATTGTCTTGGTACTCCTGCGGAAGATATAGTAATAAAGTCGCTTGCAAAAAACTCCAGATTTAAAGTTGATCCTGTTGCATCTGTTAAGATACTTGGAAGCGATGTGAAGCTTAAATGGACTGTAAATGAAAACGGACTTGTTATAAAGAAACCTGCTAAATTACCGGCATGGCAGGTAATTGGTTTTAAAATCGAATTCAAAAAATAG